The Leptidea sinapis chromosome 17, ilLepSina1.1, whole genome shotgun sequence genome contains the following window.
cttaatagattaggcattgtatctactgacatgtgtgaatgtgaatccgataaatgtgatctagatcacattttcttttcatgttctctatacgaccgctcctcattcctgaatgatctaatatctcttaatgttccttttcctacctgtatatcctgtctaattatgtatccatgtaaattttataaaatattgtcatctttcattcttcagaatcatatcaaagtttaaatatttgtaatgttgtgtaagtagcaagtatatatgtatatttatgaaatttttaatatccgtttcaatcctcttttacttatctgatcctttcccgtgttccgtatccttttttaacttagtttcccaatcttttaatttacgttattggcaaaaagtaaacgctattgccaaaagaaggaaaaaaaaaaaaaaaaaaaggggaGTGTCATAGAGTATTTTACTCATAAGTCATAGATATAGAATACTTTTGGTTACCATGACTACAAAGTAGTTATTAgagttattacgttgtcatgagaataaaaagttgtaattaatttataaaattgtttttctatatttaataatggtaACTGCACTGATTTCTGCTctctactgctgatactctgctctaaCTGATATAAcagtaaatgagacttaacatcttatgtctcaaggtgacgagcgcatttatagtgccactcagaattattggggtttttcaagaatcctgagcgggactgcattgttatgggcagggcgtatcaattaccatcggctgaacttcatgctcgtctcgttccttattttttttttaaatagtattaagtataataaaaccATTCAAATCGCAATTTAACTTTTCATAACTCCATACGTTTGACTATGCCTGCATGAATTTACCTTTCCTATTCGATTATTCCTAACTATTCTTTTATTCTGTGACAACTCACTTCACACTTGTTGACacgtatttacatcctctttgcttgTCAGTTTTTCACTTGTCAAAGGTTAGTTTAAAAAGCTACCAATTTACGAATTTACCTGCCATGCCATACTATTTAGTTTActcatcccgtgccactaaataaattttaataaacaatactatttTACTTTTTGCTCCTCTATAATcacaattattacataataattactatcTATCGAGTATCAATAAGGATTTTTATGGTTCCATACTTATTACAGATAATCTAATCCgttctattataataaataggttGTTGCAATGCAGCataatattcttaaatattatgtCATACGTTTCTTTAAACCATCAAATTTCCCCAAACGTAAATTATCTCAAGATTTAACATCAAAACAGGATTCACTTAGTTACTGTGCGAATATTGTAAGGTAATACAAATTGTAATGTATTATTACGGTATATGATATACTGCCTTATGTCTTGGTgcttttcatttaatttttttagatagACAGCAtgattatgaaaattatttggCTACATTACTTATGACCAAAAGTCTTCGATCCCCCACTCTTGTTATAAGAGCTTTAAATGCAGAAGTTGCTCGAATACAGGATCAAACTCGAGATCCACAGATAGCTGATATGAGATTGCAATTCTGGCAGGACACAGTAAATCAAATTTTTAAGAAATCCCAAGATCTTTCTAATATACCAGCCAATCCAGTTGCACAAGAATTGTTTAAGGTTTGTCAATGTaaactattaattaaattaattagtgATGCTTTTAATATTGTCagatatattaatttaagaaaaatgtcaataattaataGCTTTTACTTATAGTGTTACTATGTGAAGTTGTTTAATTTCTTTAGGTATGTTCATGCTACAAGCTGCCACGGAGATACTTAGAAAGGCTAGTACAGTCTCGTAAAAgtatattgaaaacaaaatactttCAATGTATGGAAGATATTGAAAACCACTCGGAGCATGCTGTTTCCTCTGTGTACTATTTAGTACTAAGTATAGCTGAAATAAGTAATGTACATGCTGATCATGCATCTTCACATTTAGGAAAAGCACAAGGAATTGTTAATATATTAAGGTGAGTACAAcacataaaaagtaaataaattgttgATTTAACCATTTACACCAAAATGCAATAGCTATagtaatctaaataataaaataatataaatgttataagtGATACTTCCTTCTGGTATGACTGTCCACTATAAATAATCATTGATATAGatgaaaaaatatgtgtgtgtacttatgtattatgtacattgtagcaaaaatccttaaaattatttattcatcatgCTATTCcatgtttgtagaaagaacaatattgtaaaaatcttgcaacgatggctttgccaattaattattaaataacaaatatagcTGTacaggcttgaaccctttgcttaTCCTATAATGAGTGAAGAAAccccaaaaaataataatgaatattgcaaatgtcaaaaaaaactagGAACCaccttcaccctgttacttttgtgttacagtgatgagtgcacatcttaaaatttcactctcataattttacCATAACGCGTGtaaagaagtaaaacttcaaGTGATATTTGCTTGATTAGACAATATAATATAGCTGACTGAATAACAGAACAAAACCTCCCAAGTCAAATATGTGAGTTATAGGTTTAATGTAGTTGGTACATTCTGGCATGTATggtattttttacaatacatacaacatttcacaattccaccttcgtatgacatgccacaagttaggatatcatccccaccatctggatgtgtggcggtcctccacagtgcggttttcaaggagctttctcccttgtactacaaagctgtggaatgagcttccttgtgcggtgtttccgggacgatatgacatgggtaccttcaaaaaaaactcgtacaccttccttaaaggccggcaacactcttgtgattcctctggtgttgcaagataatgtgggtggcggtgatcacttaacaccaggtgacctgtacgctcgtttgtcctcctattccataaaaaaaaaaaaaaatctaaagtactagtaattattttgttgaGACCAGAGTGGCCTTTATCATTACGTTAAGGTTTATAAAAACTTAACTAGCCCACAGCTTTGTCCGTGTGAGTGCAATAATACTATGTCTGTGTCTAGTGTTATAATGTATAgcctatcccccttattcataatagtctgctagcttaaagcattgctaattctcactctgtcttcttctattgacctaagtcagaatgagaaaaaacactcctaagcggctgtttaaagttagtggaccattatgaataagggggtatatttTTTCCCAACCTTAGTAATATACatgcaaaatttgaaaaactataactaaaatacataaattgtaTTAACACATTTTAGGTTTttctataagttttttttaacacacagcaaatattgttataaagaaaCATTGTAATGTTCATACCTAATTCACAATAAATTAATCACTTAGACCAcagttaaaacttaatattgaaaaaaatttagttaGGCCTTTATGGTTCTCATGGTAATATAAGTTAACATAGGATAACCtgcttaaaatttatttgtatcaaAAAATTTGTTATAGATCTATTCATGTCTCCAATTACCTAAAATTGGTTTCATTACCAATGGATGTATTGATGAAATATAGTGTAAGTCAAGAATCAGTTTTAAGAGGAATAGACAGTGACTCAATTAGGAATGTGGTATTTGAAGTAGCAAGTCGAGCTAATAGTCATTTACAGAAGGttagtattataaatgtatCAGAATTAAATAAGTTTGCTTACACACCATTTTGTTTCTACAACATGTAAagatttatacaaatgatttaagttttctttagtgttaattccgtcaaaatttgtttttaaacaattcgacacgtgtttcgcctctacacgaggcatcctcaggatgtgttgtctcgccaaaatctggcaagagACTTGTCTCGTGCCAgcaaaatattggcggaattaacactaaagaaaacttaaatcatttgtataattatggatttccgcaaagtaacgcctacttcaatatttttttttatgtaaagatttataaaaaacatacaataaaatatttttgttttgttttttcaggCTAGAAGTATTGAAGTGCCGAAAGAAactcatcaaatatttttacctgCTGTTGCTATAGAAAAATACCTTAAGAAGTTGGAGAAagcaaattttaatatatatgatGTATCTTTGCAAAGAGGAAATCCAACATTACCTTTCCATTTATACTATATCAGGTTAttgaataaatactaataatatactagtcaaaacaaaataagggccaccacgtttttacagtattctcatGAATTGTTGAGGTTTAAAGGTTGATCAATGATTCGATtggataaattgattgatttttattgtgGACAGCATGAAATAATGATGCAAACAAATGAAACAAGAAATTATCTccactttttcaaaaaaattgcattttttcaaaaataattagtgAGGAAAAAAAATGGGTTGATTTGTGACTTTCCTCAACATCTAGTAAGCCCTCCTCATTTTCTAATGCACTCTTGAAGCCTAGAAAGTACTCTCCACCAGGTGTACCACTGTTTCTTGAGGAATTTGTTCCCAGCTTCATTTCTGAATGTTTATTAGCTGTCTTTCATTGTGCACGGGTTGGTTTGTGTTTCAGTAAATCCCACATGACATGGTCAATGGGATTGAGATACTGACTgtttgcaggccagggcaaCACCTGTAAACCAACCAGCCTCCTCTTAGGGCTTCTCTGTTGGCCCAGCTGCATGATCGCGAGCATTATCGTGCGTCAGATGGAATCTTGCACCGATTCTATGTGAATATGAGACCACATGGGGTCTAATGATCTCCTCGATGTAACATTGAGCTGTTATTGTGCCTTCGTTTAAAATTTCTAGCTCGGTACTGCCTGACATAGAGATTTCTCCCCATACCAAAACATTGGAGCCCCCAAATCTGTCACTTTCATGGATACAAGCATCCGAAAATCGCTCACCTTTACGCCTCCAGCCCCTTATACGACGGTCCATTATCACTAAAAGTTTAACTTTacactcatccgtaaacaatactGTCCTCTAATCATTCATATCCCATGCAAGATGCTGACTTGTGATCGATAATAGGTTTGCATGAGTAGCACTTGTTAATGGTATCCACACTACGCGTCTCCTGGAGAACTGCTGGTCGTCGTGTAAGCGATTTCTAATGGTTTGATCACTAACTCGTGTACCGATCGCCTGCCGCAAACGGTTTTGTATGGAGCGGTCTGTGATACAGGGTTCTTTGCGCGCAGTCAAGCGCACGTAGCAGTCCTATTGTGCGGTATTGCTCATACTGCCAAAGCCTTGTCTCCTGGTTAGACTCCCAGTCTCCTGAAAACGATTCCAAACATTCTGGATCGCACGCCGGAAAAAACGCAGCTGCAACGCCACAGAACGCTGCGCATGGCCTTCTTGAGGCAATTAGTTACGGTTGGCAAGTCCATATGATGTTGAATTCTCGGCATAACTgtcttaaaatgttaattcagcCACTAGTTAAACAAAACTTACAGTGTTCTTGACAGAATCGTCAATTTGACTGAGTTGAAATGGGATAGAATCAAGTGtttccaataaattattaaaaactacccactttaaacaattatgcaggtggaatattcaaaaaattgtgtgtaaataaataagttaacacCACGAtaaataatccataaaaaataaattatcaccaacaagtcaaaaaaatcaagtgacccggcccttattttgtttttgactAGTAATATAATCACACCTCTCTCCAATGTAGGTAGCAGATATTACTGATCTCCATTTACCATGGATGGCCTTTTCTTCCTTACTCATCACACAAGTTCCCTTATTCACGTTGTGGAACTCTGAAATGACATACCATCCATAGTAATCCTTTTGAAACGGATTTGATTGGATTCTGTAATgtgtttcatataaatatttaaaggtaGATTACTTTCTAAAccgtaaaataaatacttttggaATTCGATGGGTATATTTTAGAAGCTGAAAAGTAGTTATAATgacaaaatgttaaataaaataaacatgtagaaattgcatttttatttccaaaagcATGCATTACACATtacgaataaataattactgAGATTCAAGCAAGTTTGGCCACCAGAGTCACTTAATTCTATATTTTGGTATGCAATATATAGCATCTAGTTTCAGATTTTTGCATTATACATTATAAAGTTAAACaaacaatacataaaaaggAAAATATTAACTGAACAAGAAAATGTCTAATTATATTGAGTTAGGgatattgcaataaaatacacTATCCTCTAAAAAATacagtatttaaaataagttgGATTTTATGTCTCTACTTTGTATCCCACCGAGTtggggatggctgaaaaccagtgcATGTATGTTATATGCAAGGTGAGCCTACTCCCCTTTGTCAAAATTTTCTGTACATTATCTTGATTTGAaggcaataaatattaaaattacatagGTAACCATTGTACA
Protein-coding sequences here:
- the LOC126968972 gene encoding NADH dehydrogenase (ubiquinone) complex I, assembly factor 6 isoform X1; protein product: MQHNILKYYVIRFFKPSNFPKRKLSQDLTSKQDSLSYCANIVRQHDYENYLATLLMTKSLRSPTLVIRALNAEVARIQDQTRDPQIADMRLQFWQDTVNQIFKKSQDLSNIPANPVAQELFKVCSCYKLPRRYLERLVQSRKSILKTKYFQCMEDIENHSEHAVSSVYYLVLSIAEISNVHADHASSHLGKAQGIVNILRSIHVSNYLKLVSLPMDVLMKYSVSQESVLRGIDSDSIRNVVFEVASRANSHLQKARSIEVPKETHQIFLPAVAIEKYLKKLEKANFNIYDVSLQRGNPTLPFHLYYIRLLNKY
- the LOC126968972 gene encoding NADH dehydrogenase (ubiquinone) complex I, assembly factor 6 isoform X2 produces the protein MTKSLRSPTLVIRALNAEVARIQDQTRDPQIADMRLQFWQDTVNQIFKKSQDLSNIPANPVAQELFKVCSCYKLPRRYLERLVQSRKSILKTKYFQCMEDIENHSEHAVSSVYYLVLSIAEISNVHADHASSHLGKAQGIVNILRSIHVSNYLKLVSLPMDVLMKYSVSQESVLRGIDSDSIRNVVFEVASRANSHLQKARSIEVPKETHQIFLPAVAIEKYLKKLEKANFNIYDVSLQRGNPTLPFHLYYIRLLNKY